A single window of Nicotiana tomentosiformis chromosome 1, ASM39032v3, whole genome shotgun sequence DNA harbors:
- the LOC104093919 gene encoding DNA mismatch repair protein PMS1 isoform X3 — translation MDGGPATSPLTIKPINKGVVHRICAGQVILDLSSAVKELVENSLDAGATSIEVSLKDYGAESFQVIDNGCGISPNNFKVLALKHHTSKLSDFPDLQSLATFGFRGEALSSLCALGDLTVETRTKNEQVATHLTFDRTGLLIAERNTARQVGTTVTVKKLFSTLPVRSKEFHRNIRKEYGKLITLLNAYALISKGVRIVCTNTAVRNTKSVVLKTQGSGSLKDNIITVFGMSTFTCLEPLKVCTSDGCTVEGFISKPGYGSGRNIGDRQYFFVNGRPVDMPKIGKLVNELYRGANSRQYPIAIMDFTIPPRAFDVNVTPDKRKIFLSDEGSILHSLREALEKIYSSNHASYAVNSFQEVFEEKHTSTHSQLEAFQFQSKQLLSDSDDTQEGDCIGELRKDGHYLKKPLKELKDTSVTAMLNDGNRSTEKDFSLRFHGKKKDNRSSRSPWKEVGGLITADRQALSSGSKDKSCIDNAHYVDRATIVQSSLTKFVTVNKRKHESMSTALSEVPLLRNRLTVCPSGEDNSLKDTTSLKSPDNPVKADNCDEVTCDKSGSSKFTKIDRFLHQMKQSRTDTVLDQTNNFSRPGNSIQNGKFEEEHEVQMNELCVTESVLVDSTCNNIHDVSENMVDAVSFEQPASLTLDAPKASSDLKIGSTLQFSVNDLISRRKQRLSRMQLLNRTSQRMKTKSRDYAAATLELTESENEEAKEKALIAATSELERLFKKEDFTKMKVIGQFNLGFIIGRLDEDLFIVDQHAADEKYNFERLSQSTILNQQPLLRPLKMELSPEEEIVISIHNDTFRCERTHFHSCR, via the exons ATGGACGGAGGACCAGCAACTTCACCGTTGACTATAAAGCCCATAAACAAGGGCGTCGTGCATAGAATTTGTGCTGGTCAAGTTATTCTGGACCTTTCCTCCGCCGTCAAGGAGTTGGTTGAGAACAGCTTGGACGCCGGTGCCACCAGCATCGAGGTTTCGCTCAAAGACTATGGCGCTGAATCCTTCCAGGTTATCGACAACGGTTGTGGCATCTCGCCTAACAATTTCAAG GTACTGGCGCTAAAACATCATACCTCAAAACTATCAGATTTTCCTGATCTTCAGTCATTAGCGACTTTTGGATTTAGAGGGGAGGCATTGAGTTCACTTTGTGCTTTAGGGGATTTGACGGTTGAAACAAGAACAAAGAATGAGCAAGTGGCGACACACTTGACTTTTGATCGTACGGGCCTTCTGATTGCTGAAAGGAACACAGCTCGCCAAGTTGGTACCACTGTCACTGTTAAGAAGTTGTTCTCCACTTTACCAGTGCGAAGTAAAGAGTTTCACCGCAACATCCGAAAGGAATATGGAAAGCTTATTACATTGCTGAAT GCCTATGCTCTTATTTCTAAGGGAGTCAGAATAGTTTGCACCAACACAGCTGTAAGAAATACAAAGTCTGTAGTTCTGAAGACTCAGGGAAGTGGATCCCTGAAAGATAACATCATAACAGTATTTGGTATGAGTACCTTTACTTGTCTGGAGCCTCTCAAAGTATGTACTTCTGATGGTTGCACAGTTGAAGGATTCATTTCTAAGCCTGGTTATGGTAGTGGACGCAATATAGGAGATCGACAATACTTTTTTGTGAATGGACGGCCAGTAGATATGCCAAAAATTGGCAAGCTTGTTAATGAGTTGTACAGAGGTGCAAACTCTCGACAATATCCCATTGCAATCATGGACTTCACGATCCCACCCAGAGCATTTGATGTCAACGTAACTCctgataaaagaaaaatatttctatCCGATGAAGGCTCCATATTGCATTCTTTGAGAGAAGCTTTAGAGAAGATATACTCATCTAATCATGCTAGTTATGCTGTTAATAGTTTCCaagaggtttttgaagaaaaacatacATCCACTCATTCCCAACTTGAGGCCTTTCAGTTTCAATCCAAGCAATTATTGTCAGATAGCGATGATACTCAGGAAGGTGACTGCATTGGGGAGCTACGTAAAGATGGTCACTATCTCAAAAAACCTCTAAAGGAATTAAAAGATACTTCTGTCACGGCGATGTTAAATGATGGAAACAGGTCAACAGAGAAAGACTTCAGTCTTCGATTCCATGGAAAGAAGAAAGATAATCGCAGTTCCAGAAGTCCCTGGAAGGAAGTCGGAGGTCTGATTACTGCTGATAGACAAGCACTCAGCTCAGGATCAAAAGATAAAAGCTGTATCGATAATGCACATTATGTGGATCGTGCAACCATTGTCCAGTCATCACTCACCAAATTTGTTACAGTAAATAAGAGAAAGCACGAGAGTATGAGTACTGCGttatctgaggtacctctcctgAGAAATAGATTGACTGTATGTCCTTCAGGAGAAGACAATTCTTTGAAGGATACGACATCCTTAAAATCTCCAGATAATCCAGTTAAGGCTGATAACTGTGATGAAGTAACCTGTGATAAGTCTGGATCTTCCAAGTTCACAAAGATAGATAGATTTCTTCATCAAATGAAGCAGTCAAGAACGGACACAGTCCTTGATCAAACAAATAATTTTTCTCGACCTGGAAATAGTATACAAAATGGAAAATTTGAGGAG GAGCATGAGGTTCAAATGAACGAATTATGTGTGACTGAATCAGTGCTTGTTGATTCTACTTGCAACAACATTCACGATGTGTCAGAAAATATGGTAGATGCTGTTTCTTTTGAACAGCCTGCTAGTCTGACTTTGGATGCTCCTAAGGCTTCATCTGATTTAAAGATTGGTTCGACATTGCAATTTAGTGTGAACGACCTCATATCAAGAAGGAAGCAGAGACTGTCAAGAATGCAACTCCTTAATCGTACATCTCAAAGAATGAAAACAAAAAG TAGGGATTATGCTGCAGCAACCCTGGAGCTCACTGAATCAGAAAATGAAGAGGCCAAGGAAAAGGCTTTGATCGCTGCTACCAGTGAGCTGGAGAGACTTTTCAAGAAAGAAGATTTTACTAAAATGAAG GTGATTGGGCAATTCAATCTTGGATTCATTATAGGCAGGTTGGATGAGGACCTTTTTATTGTTGATCAG CATGCCGCAGACGAGAAGTATAATTTTGAGCGTCTGTCACAGTCAACTATCTTGAATCAACAACCTTTGCTTCG GCCCTTGAAGATGGAGTTATCTCCTGAAGAAGAAATAGTTATTTCCATCCACAATGATACTTTCAG ATGTGAAAGAACTCATTTCCATTCTTGCCGATAG
- the LOC104093919 gene encoding DNA mismatch repair protein PMS1 isoform X4: MDGGPATSPLTIKPINKGVVHRICAGQVILDLSSAVKELVENSLDAGATSIEVSLKDYGAESFQVIDNGCGISPNNFKVLALKHHTSKLSDFPDLQSLATFGFRGEALSSLCALGDLTVETRTKNEQVATHLTFDRTGLLIAERNTARQVGTTVTVKKLFSTLPVRSKEFHRNIRKEYGKLITLLNAYALISKGVRIVCTNTAVRNTKSVVLKTQGSGSLKDNIITVFGMSTFTCLEPLKVCTSDGCTVEGFISKPGYGSGRNIGDRQYFFVNGRPVDMPKIGKLVNELYRGANSRQYPIAIMDFTIPPRAFDVNVTPDKRKIFLSDEGSILHSLREALEKIYSSNHASYAVNSFQEVFEEKHTSTHSQLEAFQFQSKQLLSDSDDTQEGDCIGELRKDGHYLKKPLKELKDTSVTAMLNDGNRSTEKDFSLRFHGKKKDNRSSRSPWKEVGGLITADRQALSSGSKDKSCIDNAHYVDRATIVQSSLTKFVTVNKRKHESMSTALSEVPLLRNRLTVCPSGEDNSLKDTTSLKSPDNPVKADNCDEVTCDKSGSSKFTKIDRFLHQMKQSRTDTVLDQTNNFSRPGNSIQNGKFEEEHEVQMNELCVTESVLVDSTCNNIHDVSENMVDAVSFEQPASLTLDAPKASSDLKIGSTLQFSVNDLISRRKQRLSRMQLLNRTSQRMKTKSRDYAAATLELTESENEEAKEKALIAATSELERLFKKEDFTKMKVIGQFNLGFIIGRLDEDLFIVDQALEDGVIS, encoded by the exons ATGGACGGAGGACCAGCAACTTCACCGTTGACTATAAAGCCCATAAACAAGGGCGTCGTGCATAGAATTTGTGCTGGTCAAGTTATTCTGGACCTTTCCTCCGCCGTCAAGGAGTTGGTTGAGAACAGCTTGGACGCCGGTGCCACCAGCATCGAGGTTTCGCTCAAAGACTATGGCGCTGAATCCTTCCAGGTTATCGACAACGGTTGTGGCATCTCGCCTAACAATTTCAAG GTACTGGCGCTAAAACATCATACCTCAAAACTATCAGATTTTCCTGATCTTCAGTCATTAGCGACTTTTGGATTTAGAGGGGAGGCATTGAGTTCACTTTGTGCTTTAGGGGATTTGACGGTTGAAACAAGAACAAAGAATGAGCAAGTGGCGACACACTTGACTTTTGATCGTACGGGCCTTCTGATTGCTGAAAGGAACACAGCTCGCCAAGTTGGTACCACTGTCACTGTTAAGAAGTTGTTCTCCACTTTACCAGTGCGAAGTAAAGAGTTTCACCGCAACATCCGAAAGGAATATGGAAAGCTTATTACATTGCTGAAT GCCTATGCTCTTATTTCTAAGGGAGTCAGAATAGTTTGCACCAACACAGCTGTAAGAAATACAAAGTCTGTAGTTCTGAAGACTCAGGGAAGTGGATCCCTGAAAGATAACATCATAACAGTATTTGGTATGAGTACCTTTACTTGTCTGGAGCCTCTCAAAGTATGTACTTCTGATGGTTGCACAGTTGAAGGATTCATTTCTAAGCCTGGTTATGGTAGTGGACGCAATATAGGAGATCGACAATACTTTTTTGTGAATGGACGGCCAGTAGATATGCCAAAAATTGGCAAGCTTGTTAATGAGTTGTACAGAGGTGCAAACTCTCGACAATATCCCATTGCAATCATGGACTTCACGATCCCACCCAGAGCATTTGATGTCAACGTAACTCctgataaaagaaaaatatttctatCCGATGAAGGCTCCATATTGCATTCTTTGAGAGAAGCTTTAGAGAAGATATACTCATCTAATCATGCTAGTTATGCTGTTAATAGTTTCCaagaggtttttgaagaaaaacatacATCCACTCATTCCCAACTTGAGGCCTTTCAGTTTCAATCCAAGCAATTATTGTCAGATAGCGATGATACTCAGGAAGGTGACTGCATTGGGGAGCTACGTAAAGATGGTCACTATCTCAAAAAACCTCTAAAGGAATTAAAAGATACTTCTGTCACGGCGATGTTAAATGATGGAAACAGGTCAACAGAGAAAGACTTCAGTCTTCGATTCCATGGAAAGAAGAAAGATAATCGCAGTTCCAGAAGTCCCTGGAAGGAAGTCGGAGGTCTGATTACTGCTGATAGACAAGCACTCAGCTCAGGATCAAAAGATAAAAGCTGTATCGATAATGCACATTATGTGGATCGTGCAACCATTGTCCAGTCATCACTCACCAAATTTGTTACAGTAAATAAGAGAAAGCACGAGAGTATGAGTACTGCGttatctgaggtacctctcctgAGAAATAGATTGACTGTATGTCCTTCAGGAGAAGACAATTCTTTGAAGGATACGACATCCTTAAAATCTCCAGATAATCCAGTTAAGGCTGATAACTGTGATGAAGTAACCTGTGATAAGTCTGGATCTTCCAAGTTCACAAAGATAGATAGATTTCTTCATCAAATGAAGCAGTCAAGAACGGACACAGTCCTTGATCAAACAAATAATTTTTCTCGACCTGGAAATAGTATACAAAATGGAAAATTTGAGGAG GAGCATGAGGTTCAAATGAACGAATTATGTGTGACTGAATCAGTGCTTGTTGATTCTACTTGCAACAACATTCACGATGTGTCAGAAAATATGGTAGATGCTGTTTCTTTTGAACAGCCTGCTAGTCTGACTTTGGATGCTCCTAAGGCTTCATCTGATTTAAAGATTGGTTCGACATTGCAATTTAGTGTGAACGACCTCATATCAAGAAGGAAGCAGAGACTGTCAAGAATGCAACTCCTTAATCGTACATCTCAAAGAATGAAAACAAAAAG TAGGGATTATGCTGCAGCAACCCTGGAGCTCACTGAATCAGAAAATGAAGAGGCCAAGGAAAAGGCTTTGATCGCTGCTACCAGTGAGCTGGAGAGACTTTTCAAGAAAGAAGATTTTACTAAAATGAAG GTGATTGGGCAATTCAATCTTGGATTCATTATAGGCAGGTTGGATGAGGACCTTTTTATTGTTGATCAG GCCCTTGAAGATGGAGTTATCTCCTGA
- the LOC104093919 gene encoding DNA mismatch repair protein PMS1 isoform X1 produces the protein MDGGPATSPLTIKPINKGVVHRICAGQVILDLSSAVKELVENSLDAGATSIEVSLKDYGAESFQVIDNGCGISPNNFKVLALKHHTSKLSDFPDLQSLATFGFRGEALSSLCALGDLTVETRTKNEQVATHLTFDRTGLLIAERNTARQVGTTVTVKKLFSTLPVRSKEFHRNIRKEYGKLITLLNAYALISKGVRIVCTNTAVRNTKSVVLKTQGSGSLKDNIITVFGMSTFTCLEPLKVCTSDGCTVEGFISKPGYGSGRNIGDRQYFFVNGRPVDMPKIGKLVNELYRGANSRQYPIAIMDFTIPPRAFDVNVTPDKRKIFLSDEGSILHSLREALEKIYSSNHASYAVNSFQEVFEEKHTSTHSQLEAFQFQSKQLLSDSDDTQEGDCIGELRKDGHYLKKPLKELKDTSVTAMLNDGNRSTEKDFSLRFHGKKKDNRSSRSPWKEVGGLITADRQALSSGSKDKSCIDNAHYVDRATIVQSSLTKFVTVNKRKHESMSTALSEVPLLRNRLTVCPSGEDNSLKDTTSLKSPDNPVKADNCDEVTCDKSGSSKFTKIDRFLHQMKQSRTDTVLDQTNNFSRPGNSIQNGKFEEEHEVQMNELCVTESVLVDSTCNNIHDVSENMVDAVSFEQPASLTLDAPKASSDLKIGSTLQFSVNDLISRRKQRLSRMQLLNRTSQRMKTKSRDYAAATLELTESENEEAKEKALIAATSELERLFKKEDFTKMKVIGQFNLGFIIGRLDEDLFIVDQHAADEKYNFERLSQSTILNQQPLLRPLKMELSPEEEIVISIHNDTFRKNGFLLEEDLHAPPGHRFKLKAVPFSKNITFGVADVKELISILADSQEECSMMGTYKDDTADSLCPPRVRAMLASRACKSSIVIGDPLGRNEMQKILDNLSRLRSPWNCPHGRPTMRHLVDLRTVHRRIEADEYETTL, from the exons ATGGACGGAGGACCAGCAACTTCACCGTTGACTATAAAGCCCATAAACAAGGGCGTCGTGCATAGAATTTGTGCTGGTCAAGTTATTCTGGACCTTTCCTCCGCCGTCAAGGAGTTGGTTGAGAACAGCTTGGACGCCGGTGCCACCAGCATCGAGGTTTCGCTCAAAGACTATGGCGCTGAATCCTTCCAGGTTATCGACAACGGTTGTGGCATCTCGCCTAACAATTTCAAG GTACTGGCGCTAAAACATCATACCTCAAAACTATCAGATTTTCCTGATCTTCAGTCATTAGCGACTTTTGGATTTAGAGGGGAGGCATTGAGTTCACTTTGTGCTTTAGGGGATTTGACGGTTGAAACAAGAACAAAGAATGAGCAAGTGGCGACACACTTGACTTTTGATCGTACGGGCCTTCTGATTGCTGAAAGGAACACAGCTCGCCAAGTTGGTACCACTGTCACTGTTAAGAAGTTGTTCTCCACTTTACCAGTGCGAAGTAAAGAGTTTCACCGCAACATCCGAAAGGAATATGGAAAGCTTATTACATTGCTGAAT GCCTATGCTCTTATTTCTAAGGGAGTCAGAATAGTTTGCACCAACACAGCTGTAAGAAATACAAAGTCTGTAGTTCTGAAGACTCAGGGAAGTGGATCCCTGAAAGATAACATCATAACAGTATTTGGTATGAGTACCTTTACTTGTCTGGAGCCTCTCAAAGTATGTACTTCTGATGGTTGCACAGTTGAAGGATTCATTTCTAAGCCTGGTTATGGTAGTGGACGCAATATAGGAGATCGACAATACTTTTTTGTGAATGGACGGCCAGTAGATATGCCAAAAATTGGCAAGCTTGTTAATGAGTTGTACAGAGGTGCAAACTCTCGACAATATCCCATTGCAATCATGGACTTCACGATCCCACCCAGAGCATTTGATGTCAACGTAACTCctgataaaagaaaaatatttctatCCGATGAAGGCTCCATATTGCATTCTTTGAGAGAAGCTTTAGAGAAGATATACTCATCTAATCATGCTAGTTATGCTGTTAATAGTTTCCaagaggtttttgaagaaaaacatacATCCACTCATTCCCAACTTGAGGCCTTTCAGTTTCAATCCAAGCAATTATTGTCAGATAGCGATGATACTCAGGAAGGTGACTGCATTGGGGAGCTACGTAAAGATGGTCACTATCTCAAAAAACCTCTAAAGGAATTAAAAGATACTTCTGTCACGGCGATGTTAAATGATGGAAACAGGTCAACAGAGAAAGACTTCAGTCTTCGATTCCATGGAAAGAAGAAAGATAATCGCAGTTCCAGAAGTCCCTGGAAGGAAGTCGGAGGTCTGATTACTGCTGATAGACAAGCACTCAGCTCAGGATCAAAAGATAAAAGCTGTATCGATAATGCACATTATGTGGATCGTGCAACCATTGTCCAGTCATCACTCACCAAATTTGTTACAGTAAATAAGAGAAAGCACGAGAGTATGAGTACTGCGttatctgaggtacctctcctgAGAAATAGATTGACTGTATGTCCTTCAGGAGAAGACAATTCTTTGAAGGATACGACATCCTTAAAATCTCCAGATAATCCAGTTAAGGCTGATAACTGTGATGAAGTAACCTGTGATAAGTCTGGATCTTCCAAGTTCACAAAGATAGATAGATTTCTTCATCAAATGAAGCAGTCAAGAACGGACACAGTCCTTGATCAAACAAATAATTTTTCTCGACCTGGAAATAGTATACAAAATGGAAAATTTGAGGAG GAGCATGAGGTTCAAATGAACGAATTATGTGTGACTGAATCAGTGCTTGTTGATTCTACTTGCAACAACATTCACGATGTGTCAGAAAATATGGTAGATGCTGTTTCTTTTGAACAGCCTGCTAGTCTGACTTTGGATGCTCCTAAGGCTTCATCTGATTTAAAGATTGGTTCGACATTGCAATTTAGTGTGAACGACCTCATATCAAGAAGGAAGCAGAGACTGTCAAGAATGCAACTCCTTAATCGTACATCTCAAAGAATGAAAACAAAAAG TAGGGATTATGCTGCAGCAACCCTGGAGCTCACTGAATCAGAAAATGAAGAGGCCAAGGAAAAGGCTTTGATCGCTGCTACCAGTGAGCTGGAGAGACTTTTCAAGAAAGAAGATTTTACTAAAATGAAG GTGATTGGGCAATTCAATCTTGGATTCATTATAGGCAGGTTGGATGAGGACCTTTTTATTGTTGATCAG CATGCCGCAGACGAGAAGTATAATTTTGAGCGTCTGTCACAGTCAACTATCTTGAATCAACAACCTTTGCTTCG GCCCTTGAAGATGGAGTTATCTCCTGAAGAAGAAATAGTTATTTCCATCCACAATGATACTTTCAG GAAAAATGGTTTTCTATTGGAAGAGGATCTGCATGCTCCTCCAGGGCATCGATTTAAGCTAAAAGCAGTTCCCTTCAGCAAAAATATAACTTTTGGAGTCGCAG ATGTGAAAGAACTCATTTCCATTCTTGCCGATAGTCAGGAAGAATGTTCCATGATGGGTACTTATAAGGATGATACCGCCGATTCACT
- the LOC104093919 gene encoding DNA mismatch repair protein PMS1 isoform X2 — protein MDGGPATSPLTIKPINKGVVHRICAGQVILDLSSAVKELVENSLDAGATSIEVSLKDYGAESFQVIDNGCGISPNNFKVLALKHHTSKLSDFPDLQSLATFGFRGEALSSLCALGDLTVETRTKNEQVATHLTFDRTGLLIAERNTARQVGTTVTVKKLFSTLPVRSKEFHRNIRKEYGKLITLLNAYALISKGVRIVCTNTAVRNTKSVVLKTQGSGSLKDNIITVFGMSTFTCLEPLKVCTSDGCTVEGFISKPGYGSGRNIGDRQYFFVNGRPVDMPKIGKLVNELYRGANSRQYPIAIMDFTIPPRAFDVNVTPDKRKIFLSDEGSILHSLREALEKIYSSNHASYAVNSFQEVFEEKHTSTHSQLEAFQFQSKQLLSDSDDTQEGDCIGELRKDGHYLKKPLKELKDTSVTAMLNDGNRSTEKDFSLRFHGKKKDNRSSRSPWKEVGGLITADRQALSSGSKDKSCIDNAHYVDRATIVQSSLTKFVTVNKRKHESMSTALSEVPLLRNRLTVCPSGEDNSLKDTTSLKSPDNPVKADNCDEVTCDKSGSSKFTKIDRFLHQMKQSRTDTVLDQTNNFSRPGNSIQNGKFEEEHEVQMNELCVTESVLVDSTCNNIHDVSENMVDAVSFEQPASLTLDAPKASSDLKIGSTLQFSVNDLISRRKQRLSRMQLLNRTSQRMKTKRDYAAATLELTESENEEAKEKALIAATSELERLFKKEDFTKMKVIGQFNLGFIIGRLDEDLFIVDQHAADEKYNFERLSQSTILNQQPLLRPLKMELSPEEEIVISIHNDTFRKNGFLLEEDLHAPPGHRFKLKAVPFSKNITFGVADVKELISILADSQEECSMMGTYKDDTADSLCPPRVRAMLASRACKSSIVIGDPLGRNEMQKILDNLSRLRSPWNCPHGRPTMRHLVDLRTVHRRIEADEYETTL, from the exons ATGGACGGAGGACCAGCAACTTCACCGTTGACTATAAAGCCCATAAACAAGGGCGTCGTGCATAGAATTTGTGCTGGTCAAGTTATTCTGGACCTTTCCTCCGCCGTCAAGGAGTTGGTTGAGAACAGCTTGGACGCCGGTGCCACCAGCATCGAGGTTTCGCTCAAAGACTATGGCGCTGAATCCTTCCAGGTTATCGACAACGGTTGTGGCATCTCGCCTAACAATTTCAAG GTACTGGCGCTAAAACATCATACCTCAAAACTATCAGATTTTCCTGATCTTCAGTCATTAGCGACTTTTGGATTTAGAGGGGAGGCATTGAGTTCACTTTGTGCTTTAGGGGATTTGACGGTTGAAACAAGAACAAAGAATGAGCAAGTGGCGACACACTTGACTTTTGATCGTACGGGCCTTCTGATTGCTGAAAGGAACACAGCTCGCCAAGTTGGTACCACTGTCACTGTTAAGAAGTTGTTCTCCACTTTACCAGTGCGAAGTAAAGAGTTTCACCGCAACATCCGAAAGGAATATGGAAAGCTTATTACATTGCTGAAT GCCTATGCTCTTATTTCTAAGGGAGTCAGAATAGTTTGCACCAACACAGCTGTAAGAAATACAAAGTCTGTAGTTCTGAAGACTCAGGGAAGTGGATCCCTGAAAGATAACATCATAACAGTATTTGGTATGAGTACCTTTACTTGTCTGGAGCCTCTCAAAGTATGTACTTCTGATGGTTGCACAGTTGAAGGATTCATTTCTAAGCCTGGTTATGGTAGTGGACGCAATATAGGAGATCGACAATACTTTTTTGTGAATGGACGGCCAGTAGATATGCCAAAAATTGGCAAGCTTGTTAATGAGTTGTACAGAGGTGCAAACTCTCGACAATATCCCATTGCAATCATGGACTTCACGATCCCACCCAGAGCATTTGATGTCAACGTAACTCctgataaaagaaaaatatttctatCCGATGAAGGCTCCATATTGCATTCTTTGAGAGAAGCTTTAGAGAAGATATACTCATCTAATCATGCTAGTTATGCTGTTAATAGTTTCCaagaggtttttgaagaaaaacatacATCCACTCATTCCCAACTTGAGGCCTTTCAGTTTCAATCCAAGCAATTATTGTCAGATAGCGATGATACTCAGGAAGGTGACTGCATTGGGGAGCTACGTAAAGATGGTCACTATCTCAAAAAACCTCTAAAGGAATTAAAAGATACTTCTGTCACGGCGATGTTAAATGATGGAAACAGGTCAACAGAGAAAGACTTCAGTCTTCGATTCCATGGAAAGAAGAAAGATAATCGCAGTTCCAGAAGTCCCTGGAAGGAAGTCGGAGGTCTGATTACTGCTGATAGACAAGCACTCAGCTCAGGATCAAAAGATAAAAGCTGTATCGATAATGCACATTATGTGGATCGTGCAACCATTGTCCAGTCATCACTCACCAAATTTGTTACAGTAAATAAGAGAAAGCACGAGAGTATGAGTACTGCGttatctgaggtacctctcctgAGAAATAGATTGACTGTATGTCCTTCAGGAGAAGACAATTCTTTGAAGGATACGACATCCTTAAAATCTCCAGATAATCCAGTTAAGGCTGATAACTGTGATGAAGTAACCTGTGATAAGTCTGGATCTTCCAAGTTCACAAAGATAGATAGATTTCTTCATCAAATGAAGCAGTCAAGAACGGACACAGTCCTTGATCAAACAAATAATTTTTCTCGACCTGGAAATAGTATACAAAATGGAAAATTTGAGGAG GAGCATGAGGTTCAAATGAACGAATTATGTGTGACTGAATCAGTGCTTGTTGATTCTACTTGCAACAACATTCACGATGTGTCAGAAAATATGGTAGATGCTGTTTCTTTTGAACAGCCTGCTAGTCTGACTTTGGATGCTCCTAAGGCTTCATCTGATTTAAAGATTGGTTCGACATTGCAATTTAGTGTGAACGACCTCATATCAAGAAGGAAGCAGAGACTGTCAAGAATGCAACTCCTTAATCGTACATCTCAAAGAATGAAAACAAAAAG GGATTATGCTGCAGCAACCCTGGAGCTCACTGAATCAGAAAATGAAGAGGCCAAGGAAAAGGCTTTGATCGCTGCTACCAGTGAGCTGGAGAGACTTTTCAAGAAAGAAGATTTTACTAAAATGAAG GTGATTGGGCAATTCAATCTTGGATTCATTATAGGCAGGTTGGATGAGGACCTTTTTATTGTTGATCAG CATGCCGCAGACGAGAAGTATAATTTTGAGCGTCTGTCACAGTCAACTATCTTGAATCAACAACCTTTGCTTCG GCCCTTGAAGATGGAGTTATCTCCTGAAGAAGAAATAGTTATTTCCATCCACAATGATACTTTCAG GAAAAATGGTTTTCTATTGGAAGAGGATCTGCATGCTCCTCCAGGGCATCGATTTAAGCTAAAAGCAGTTCCCTTCAGCAAAAATATAACTTTTGGAGTCGCAG ATGTGAAAGAACTCATTTCCATTCTTGCCGATAGTCAGGAAGAATGTTCCATGATGGGTACTTATAAGGATGATACCGCCGATTCACT